In the genome of Halostella limicola, one region contains:
- a CDS encoding sensor histidine kinase gives MTDIEVADGLEIVDRVTDAFFALDGTWRFTYLNDRAEEMLDPAGRGLLGEVIWDVFPETAHTPFPSQFHDAMDEQCPVAFETFYNPLETWFEVRAYPAEDGLSVYLRDITERKRQESEANQHAAIVEAVHDGVITLDDDNEITYVNRAVEATLGVPRERLVGKHVSALPRIATIDGDSADTLDEALDDLRESDAPERRLEVTFEMADQSTRVGEIRMVPIPGTNTDSVAGVIREVTDRHEYERVVTSLHDVTRHLFQAETRDDICAVAVHTASELLDLPISGVWLLDEERDRLEPVAATAGAHEVVGGLPQFGRNEGLIWDAYLSGESALFDDLKEEEGKYNPETPIRSELIVPIGDHGVLMTGAQTVGAFDERDRELAEILAANTALELDRTEREQLLSERETALSEQTERLQALETLLDGHAREKLETALGALDDVEDERAEDARSALAAADRLVGDATELSTGRAALGSRTFVDVSDAVDDAGERVAADETVPVSDVTVTVAEDATLRADRDRLVRLFETLFRWSEAGTTADVRVGLLAEAKARSVADGGYPGGIYVERADATPPEDVRTVTDPDADGPIGPAIAREIAQAHGWTLVAAATPDGTLRFEVADITTLEPTAE, from the coding sequence ATGACCGACATCGAGGTCGCGGACGGACTGGAGATCGTCGACCGCGTCACGGACGCGTTCTTCGCGCTCGACGGGACCTGGCGGTTCACGTACCTCAACGACCGGGCCGAGGAGATGCTCGACCCGGCCGGCCGGGGGCTGCTGGGGGAGGTCATCTGGGACGTGTTCCCCGAGACGGCCCACACCCCCTTCCCGTCGCAGTTCCACGACGCGATGGACGAACAGTGTCCCGTCGCGTTCGAGACGTTCTACAACCCGCTGGAGACGTGGTTCGAGGTCCGCGCCTACCCCGCCGAGGACGGCCTGTCAGTGTACCTGCGCGACATCACCGAGCGCAAGCGCCAGGAGAGCGAGGCCAACCAGCACGCGGCCATCGTCGAGGCGGTCCACGACGGCGTCATCACGCTCGACGACGACAACGAGATCACCTACGTCAACCGCGCCGTCGAGGCGACGCTGGGCGTCCCCCGCGAGCGCCTCGTCGGGAAGCACGTCTCCGCGCTCCCGCGCATCGCGACCATCGACGGCGACAGCGCCGACACGCTGGACGAGGCCCTCGACGACCTCCGGGAGAGCGACGCCCCGGAGCGGCGTCTGGAGGTCACCTTCGAGATGGCCGACCAGTCCACCCGGGTCGGCGAGATCCGGATGGTCCCGATCCCCGGAACCAACACCGACAGCGTCGCCGGCGTCATCCGCGAGGTCACCGACCGACACGAGTACGAGCGCGTCGTCACCTCGCTGCACGACGTCACCCGGCACCTGTTCCAGGCCGAGACGCGCGACGACATCTGCGCCGTCGCGGTCCACACCGCCTCGGAACTGCTCGATCTCCCGATCAGCGGCGTCTGGCTCCTGGACGAGGAGCGGGACCGGCTCGAACCGGTCGCGGCGACCGCCGGCGCGCACGAGGTCGTCGGCGGGCTCCCCCAGTTCGGCCGCAACGAGGGGCTCATCTGGGACGCCTACCTCAGCGGCGAGTCCGCGCTGTTCGACGACCTCAAGGAGGAGGAGGGGAAGTACAACCCCGAGACGCCGATCCGGAGCGAGCTCATCGTCCCCATCGGCGACCACGGGGTGTTGATGACCGGCGCCCAGACCGTCGGCGCGTTCGACGAGCGCGACCGCGAGCTCGCGGAGATCCTCGCGGCGAACACCGCGCTGGAGCTCGACCGGACCGAGCGCGAGCAGCTGCTCTCGGAGCGGGAGACGGCGCTCAGCGAGCAGACCGAGCGCCTGCAGGCGCTCGAAACCTTGCTCGACGGCCACGCCCGCGAGAAGCTGGAGACCGCGCTGGGCGCCCTCGACGACGTCGAGGACGAGCGGGCTGAGGACGCCCGGTCGGCGCTCGCCGCGGCCGACCGTCTCGTCGGCGACGCGACCGAGCTGTCCACCGGGCGGGCGGCGCTGGGGTCCCGGACGTTCGTCGACGTCTCGGACGCGGTCGACGACGCCGGGGAGCGCGTCGCCGCCGACGAGACGGTCCCGGTCTCCGACGTGACGGTAACCGTCGCCGAGGACGCGACGCTGCGGGCCGACCGCGACCGGCTGGTCCGCCTCTTCGAGACGCTGTTCCGGTGGTCCGAGGCGGGGACGACCGCCGACGTCCGCGTCGGGCTGCTCGCGGAGGCGAAGGCCCGCTCGGTCGCCGACGGCGGCTATCCCGGCGGGATCTACGTCGAGCGGGCCGACGCGACGCCCCCGGAAGACGTTCGGACCGTGACCGACCCGGACGCGGACGGCCCGATCGGCCCGGCGATAGCCAGAGAGATCGCGCAGGCACACGGCTGGACGCTGGTCGCGGCGGCGACGCCCGACGGGACGCTCCGCTTCGAGGTAGCGGACATCACGACGCTCGAACCGACGGCCGAGTAG
- the gatC gene encoding Asp-tRNA(Asn)/Glu-tRNA(Gln) amidotransferase subunit GatC, with protein MSDTPVDTDKVRHVADLARVDLDDDDVDRFAEQFADILAYFETLDEVPAVEREADLANVMRPDEVRESLSQEEALENAAETEDGYFKGPNVS; from the coding sequence ATGAGCGACACGCCCGTAGACACCGACAAGGTGCGCCACGTCGCGGACCTGGCGCGGGTGGACCTGGACGACGACGACGTCGACCGGTTCGCCGAGCAGTTCGCGGACATCCTGGCGTACTTCGAGACGCTCGACGAGGTGCCGGCGGTCGAGCGCGAGGCCGACCTCGCGAACGTCATGCGCCCCGACGAGGTGCGCGAGAGCCTGAGCCAGGAGGAGGCGCTCGAAAACGCCGCGGAGACCGAGGACGGCTACTTCAAGGGGCCGAACGTCTCATGA
- the gatA gene encoding Asp-tRNA(Asn)/Glu-tRNA(Gln) amidotransferase subunit GatA yields MSDGIFITEETIEGADDGPLAGRTVAVKDNISTEDVRTTCGSEMLADYVPPYDATVVERLTEAGATIVGKANMDEFGMGSTTETSAFGPTENPAAEGRVPGGSSGGSAAAVAAGEADLALGSDTGGSVRNPAAFCGVVGIKPTYGLVSRYGLVAYANSLEQIGPLAPSVDDAAELLDVIAGEDPRDATTRDEGTDSDYAAAADGDVDGLEIGVPTNLVDGADEGVVETFWSALDELEDRGATYHEVELPSVEHAVEAYYVIAMSEASSNLARFDGVRYGHRADAEGNWNEEFAETRKEGFGEEVKRRILLGTYALSAGYHDKYYKKAQDARAWVKQDFDEALEDADVLASPTMPVPPFERGESLDDPLQMYLADANTVPVNLADLPAISVPAGETDGLPVGIHFVGSAFDEETIIRAGSALA; encoded by the coding sequence ATGAGCGACGGGATCTTCATCACCGAGGAGACGATCGAGGGCGCGGACGACGGCCCGCTCGCCGGGCGGACCGTCGCCGTCAAGGACAACATCTCCACCGAGGACGTTCGCACGACCTGCGGGTCGGAGATGCTCGCCGACTACGTCCCGCCGTACGACGCGACGGTCGTCGAGCGCCTGACCGAGGCGGGCGCGACCATCGTCGGCAAGGCCAACATGGACGAGTTCGGCATGGGGTCGACGACCGAGACTTCGGCGTTCGGCCCGACCGAGAACCCCGCCGCCGAGGGGCGCGTCCCCGGCGGTTCCTCCGGCGGGTCGGCGGCGGCCGTCGCCGCCGGCGAGGCCGACCTCGCGCTCGGGTCCGACACCGGCGGCTCCGTCCGCAACCCCGCCGCGTTCTGCGGCGTCGTCGGAATCAAGCCCACGTACGGCCTCGTCTCGCGCTACGGGCTGGTCGCGTACGCCAACAGCCTCGAACAGATCGGCCCGCTCGCGCCGAGCGTCGATGACGCGGCGGAACTGCTCGACGTCATCGCGGGCGAGGACCCGCGGGACGCGACGACCCGCGACGAGGGGACCGACAGCGACTACGCGGCCGCCGCCGACGGCGACGTCGACGGCCTGGAGATCGGCGTCCCGACGAACCTCGTCGACGGGGCCGACGAGGGCGTCGTCGAGACGTTCTGGAGCGCGCTCGACGAACTGGAGGACCGCGGTGCGACATACCACGAGGTCGAGCTGCCCTCCGTCGAGCACGCCGTCGAGGCGTACTACGTCATCGCCATGTCCGAGGCCTCCTCGAACCTCGCCCGGTTCGACGGCGTCCGCTACGGCCATCGGGCCGACGCCGAGGGCAACTGGAACGAGGAGTTCGCCGAGACGCGCAAGGAGGGCTTCGGCGAGGAGGTCAAGCGCCGGATCCTCCTCGGCACCTACGCCCTCTCCGCGGGCTACCACGACAAGTACTACAAGAAGGCGCAGGACGCCCGGGCCTGGGTGAAGCAGGACTTCGACGAGGCACTCGAGGACGCCGACGTGCTCGCCAGCCCGACGATGCCGGTCCCGCCGTTCGAGCGCGGCGAGAGCCTCGACGACCCGCTCCAGATGTACCTCGCCGACGCAAACACCGTCCCGGTCAACCTCGCAGACCTGCCCGCCATCTCCGTCCCCGCGGGCGAGACGGACGGCCTCCCGGTCGGCATCCATTTCGTGGGATCGGCGTTCGACGAGGAGACGATCATTCGGGCCGGTAGCGCGCTGGCGTAG
- a CDS encoding helix-turn-helix domain-containing protein has translation MSQPDAATGGVDRERERLRAVTQETRFALLQDLLGHPEGLPTLKELDYVNPSKSGSTIRGHLDALVDADVVERVELPPERRSRDLPHVFYGITDDARDFLDRHGLLRARETLREVYDAVEKTDDIRRYERAPRPER, from the coding sequence ATGAGCCAACCGGACGCGGCGACGGGCGGGGTCGACCGGGAGCGCGAGCGACTGCGCGCCGTCACGCAGGAGACCCGTTTCGCACTCCTCCAGGACCTGCTCGGGCATCCCGAGGGGCTGCCGACGCTCAAGGAACTCGACTACGTGAACCCGAGCAAGAGCGGCTCCACCATCCGCGGGCACCTCGACGCGCTGGTCGACGCGGACGTGGTCGAACGCGTCGAACTCCCGCCGGAGCGACGCAGCCGCGACCTGCCCCACGTCTTTTACGGGATCACGGACGACGCTCGGGACTTCCTCGACCGTCACGGCCTGCTCCGGGCGAGGGAGACGCTCCGCGAGGTGTACGACGCCGTCGAGAAGACCGACGATATCCGGCGCTACGAGCGCGCGCCGCGGCCGGAGCGGTAA
- a CDS encoding SPW repeat domain-containing protein, translating to MSDRTADGPARRETRDAPNPNKHGRLISALVALLGLWLIAQAVALDLSAGHLWNDVIVGAVLLAIGGYNYSRRSDARIGNVAAGVFVAVLGAWLVAMPFLLGPDIVLFGGFGDLASLNDFAVGLAALGLGAFSAREAETRRREVGEAST from the coding sequence ATGAGCGACCGCACCGCCGACGGTCCTGCCCGACGCGAGACGAGAGACGCCCCGAATCCGAACAAACACGGTAGGCTGATCTCCGCCCTTGTCGCGCTACTCGGTCTCTGGTTGATCGCTCAGGCCGTCGCGCTCGACCTCAGCGCCGGCCACCTCTGGAACGACGTCATCGTCGGCGCCGTGCTGTTGGCCATCGGCGGCTACAACTACTCCCGCCGGTCCGACGCCCGAATCGGGAACGTCGCCGCCGGCGTGTTCGTCGCCGTCCTCGGAGCGTGGCTCGTCGCGATGCCGTTCCTGTTAGGCCCGGACATCGTTCTCTTCGGGGGGTTCGGCGACCTCGCTTCCCTGAACGACTTCGCCGTTGGACTGGCCGCCCTCGGCCTCGGCGCGTTCAGTGCCCGCGAGGCCGAGACCCGCCGTCGTGAGGTCGGTGAGGCGTCGACTTGA
- a CDS encoding PHP domain-containing protein: MLSAELHCHSSLSYDGRDPVELLLEQAEAVGLDALAVTDHDEIDASLDAAAKAEEYDLVGIPGMEVSSAAGHVLALGVEERVPEGLSYHATLNRIRDLGGIAVVPHPFQESRHGVLANISMDALARADAIEVYNSRLLTGRANRQAEAFAKERGVPMTAGSDAHISEMVGQAVTRIGAEERSVEAILDAIREGRTTVEGKRTPWHISFRQAAGGAKRRVKQGLFSFLR, encoded by the coding sequence GTGCTGTCGGCCGAACTTCACTGCCACTCGTCGCTGTCGTACGACGGCCGGGACCCGGTCGAACTCCTGCTGGAGCAGGCGGAGGCCGTCGGGCTGGACGCCCTCGCCGTCACGGACCACGACGAGATAGACGCCAGCCTCGACGCCGCGGCGAAGGCCGAGGAGTACGATCTGGTCGGGATCCCGGGGATGGAGGTCTCCAGCGCCGCCGGCCACGTCCTCGCGCTGGGCGTCGAGGAGCGGGTCCCCGAGGGGCTCTCCTACCATGCGACGCTCAACCGCATCCGGGACCTCGGCGGCATCGCCGTCGTCCCGCACCCGTTTCAGGAGTCGCGCCACGGCGTCCTCGCGAACATCTCGATGGACGCGCTCGCCAGGGCCGACGCCATCGAGGTGTACAACTCCCGGCTTCTCACCGGCCGGGCGAACCGCCAGGCCGAGGCGTTCGCCAAGGAGCGCGGCGTCCCGATGACCGCCGGGAGCGACGCCCACATCAGCGAGATGGTCGGGCAGGCGGTCACGCGGATCGGCGCGGAGGAGCGCAGCGTCGAGGCTATCCTCGACGCCATCCGCGAGGGCCGGACAACCGTCGAGGGCAAGCGCACCCCCTGGCACATCAGCTTCCGACAGGCCGCGGGCGGCGCGAAGCGCCGCGTGAAGCAGGGCCTGTTCTCCTTCCTCAGATGA
- a CDS encoding asparagine synthase C-terminal domain-containing protein has protein sequence MQGATPEAVRRALDSGDPLPGTRGFAGEVDGTFVRDVLGRYPLFVDGDDWARSPSDLSDPVSFPAGHARPADAPRAEPERVWTLPDPDPIEDERAAVRNVRDALAASLDDANEADGESDAGEADGDTDPDPSTAVAFSGGVDSAVVASRIDGPLYVAGFPESHDVTAARDAARAMGREGDLRVIELSLDDVEGAVPEVARATGRTNAMDVAIALPLYLVAERAAADGHDRLAVGQGADELFGGYAKIARAPDDPRVDADTVRGARREVLGTLPDQLERDVLALRGAGVEPVAPLLDDRVIAAALSLPGESLVDDRGERKRALRLAAREFVPDGVAFREKKAVQYGSLVSRELDRLARRAGFKRRTDDHVSRYVASRIR, from the coding sequence CTGCAGGGGGCGACCCCCGAGGCGGTCCGCCGCGCGCTCGACAGCGGCGACCCCCTCCCCGGCACCCGCGGCTTCGCCGGCGAGGTCGACGGGACGTTCGTCCGGGACGTCCTCGGCCGATATCCCCTGTTCGTCGACGGCGACGACTGGGCGCGGTCGCCGTCGGATCTCTCCGACCCCGTCTCGTTTCCGGCCGGCCACGCGCGCCCGGCGGACGCTCCGAGGGCGGAGCCCGAACGGGTCTGGACGCTCCCCGATCCAGACCCAATCGAAGACGAGCGCGCCGCGGTGCGGAACGTGCGCGACGCCCTCGCCGCGAGCCTCGACGACGCGAACGAAGCGGACGGCGAGAGCGACGCGGGTGAGGCTGACGGCGATACCGACCCCGACCCGAGCACCGCGGTGGCGTTCTCCGGCGGGGTCGACTCCGCGGTCGTCGCCAGCCGCATCGACGGCCCGCTGTACGTCGCCGGCTTCCCCGAGAGCCACGACGTGACGGCCGCGCGCGACGCGGCGCGGGCGATGGGCCGCGAGGGCGACCTCCGAGTCATCGAACTCTCGCTCGACGACGTCGAGGGCGCCGTCCCCGAGGTGGCCCGCGCCACGGGCCGGACGAACGCGATGGACGTGGCGATCGCGCTCCCGCTGTACCTCGTCGCCGAGCGCGCGGCCGCCGACGGGCACGACCGCCTCGCGGTCGGGCAGGGGGCGGACGAGCTGTTCGGCGGCTACGCGAAGATCGCCCGCGCGCCGGACGATCCGCGGGTCGACGCCGACACCGTGCGCGGCGCGCGGCGGGAGGTCCTCGGGACGCTCCCCGACCAGTTGGAGCGGGACGTGCTGGCGCTGCGCGGTGCCGGCGTCGAACCGGTCGCGCCGCTGCTCGACGACCGCGTGATCGCCGCGGCGCTCTCGCTCCCGGGTGAGTCGCTCGTCGACGACCGCGGAGAGCGAAAGCGCGCGCTCCGCCTCGCCGCCCGCGAGTTCGTGCCCGACGGCGTGGCGTTCAGGGAGAAGAAGGCCGTGCAGTACGGGAGCCTCGTCTCCCGCGAACTCGACCGCCTCGCCCGTCGGGCGGGGTTCAAGCGCCGGACGGACGATCACGTCTCGCGGTACGTCGCCTCCAGAATCCGGTAA
- a CDS encoding NUDIX hydrolase has protein sequence METTRHFTATVYVVHDGATLLHEHDRLGKWLPPGGHVDRDELPHESAKREVREETGLDVTLLAEPGDVSSASVEPLPEPQHFQLADVNVHDGEVGHQHIDHVYYAAADSRDLSPAAGEAPADAWEWFTAAELAASEDRFDADVADIGRRAIEAVSEGTEGRDAPASDADGVQK, from the coding sequence ATGGAGACGACCCGCCACTTCACCGCGACGGTGTACGTCGTCCACGACGGCGCGACCCTGCTGCACGAGCACGACCGCCTCGGCAAGTGGCTCCCGCCCGGCGGTCACGTCGACCGCGACGAGTTGCCACACGAGTCCGCGAAGCGCGAGGTCCGCGAGGAGACGGGGTTAGACGTGACGCTTCTCGCCGAACCCGGCGACGTGTCGTCGGCGTCGGTGGAACCGCTTCCGGAGCCGCAGCACTTCCAGCTGGCCGACGTCAACGTCCACGACGGCGAGGTGGGCCACCAGCACATCGACCACGTCTACTACGCCGCGGCGGACTCGCGGGACCTCTCGCCGGCGGCGGGCGAAGCGCCCGCCGACGCCTGGGAGTGGTTCACCGCGGCGGAACTGGCGGCGAGCGAAGACCGGTTCGACGCGGACGTGGCCGACATCGGTCGGCGAGCGATCGAGGCAGTGTCGGAGGGGACGGAGGGACGAGACGCCCCCGCGTCGGACGCGGACGGGGTTCAGAAGTAG
- a CDS encoding transcription initiation factor IIB gives MSPTQNDRHQTRGRTNRRAPTERESDDERERADQTVCPECGGRIATDEAQGETVCEDCGLVVDEDNVDRGPEWRAFDARERDEKSRVGAPTTNTMHDKGLSTNIGWQNEDAYGNALSSRKREKMQRLRTWNERFRTRNARERNLKQALGEIDRMASALGLPENVRETASVVYRRALDEELLPGRSIEGVSTACVYAAARQAGVPRSLDEIATVSRVEKKEVGRTYRYVIRELGMEIRPADPAKYVPRFASELGVPDEAERRARELLETARDEGVHSGKSPVGLAAAAVYAASLLTNDKVTQSTVGDVANVSEVTIRNRYQEILDANDAASA, from the coding sequence CTGAGTCCAACTCAAAATGACAGACATCAGACCAGAGGGCGCACGAACCGCCGCGCGCCGACCGAACGAGAGAGCGACGACGAGCGAGAACGGGCGGACCAGACGGTCTGTCCGGAGTGCGGGGGTCGCATCGCCACCGACGAGGCGCAGGGCGAGACCGTCTGTGAGGACTGCGGACTCGTCGTCGACGAGGACAACGTCGACCGCGGCCCCGAGTGGCGCGCGTTCGACGCCAGGGAAAGAGACGAGAAGTCCCGCGTCGGCGCGCCGACGACGAACACGATGCACGACAAGGGGCTGTCGACCAACATCGGCTGGCAGAACGAGGACGCCTACGGCAACGCCCTGTCCTCGCGGAAGCGCGAGAAGATGCAGCGCCTGCGCACGTGGAACGAGCGCTTCCGCACGCGCAACGCGAGAGAGCGCAACCTGAAGCAGGCGCTCGGCGAGATCGACCGCATGGCGTCCGCGCTCGGCCTGCCGGAAAACGTCCGCGAGACCGCCAGCGTCGTCTATCGCCGCGCGCTCGACGAGGAGCTGCTCCCCGGTCGCTCCATCGAGGGCGTCTCGACGGCCTGCGTCTACGCCGCCGCCCGCCAGGCCGGCGTCCCGCGCAGCCTCGACGAGATCGCGACCGTTAGCCGCGTCGAGAAAAAGGAGGTCGGTCGAACGTACCGGTACGTGATCCGCGAACTCGGCATGGAGATCCGGCCGGCAGACCCGGCGAAGTACGTCCCGCGGTTCGCCAGCGAACTCGGCGTCCCGGACGAGGCCGAACGCCGCGCCCGCGAACTCCTTGAGACGGCCAGAGACGAGGGCGTCCACAGCGGCAAGTCGCCGGTCGGTCTCGCGGCCGCCGCCGTCTACGCGGCCTCGCTGCTGACGAACGACAAAGTCACCCAGTCGACCGTCGGCGACGTGGCGAACGTCAGCGAGGTCACCATCCGCAACCGCTATCAGGAGATTCTGGACGCGAACGACGCCGCGTCGGCGTGA
- the purL gene encoding phosphoribosylformylglycinamidine synthase subunit PurL yields MSLADSDRELVVEELGRDPTPAEEALFENLWSEHCAYRSSRPLLSAFDSEGEQVVIGPGDDAAVVALPSADVDADSGGRSDDSTYVTMGIESHNHPSYVDPYDGAATGVGGIVRDTLSMGAYPIALADSLYFGDFDREHSRYLFEGVVEGIGDYGNSIGVPTVAGSVAFHDDYEGNPLVNVACVGLLDAERMITAEAQQPGNELVLVGNSTGRDGLGGASFASEDLSEDAETEDRPAVQVGDPYTEKLLIEASEDLVEAGLIESARDLGAAGLGGASSELVAKGGLGAEIELDRVHQREPNMNALEILLAESQERMCYEVAPENVERVREVAERYDLGCSVIGEVTEGNYVCTFEGETVVDAPAEFLGEGAPMNDLPHEEPAQPDRDLADADIAEAFEAVVGSPNTASKRWVYRQYDHEVGVRTSVPPGDDAAVLAIREAEQGLAISSGADPNWTDAAPYEGARAVALENATNLAAKGATPLAAVDCLNGGNPEKPDVYGGFKGIVDGLADMCSALGAPVVGGNVSLYNDSPSGPIPPTPTLAMTGTKESYSAPPLAADDDAAVLVVGDPALDGRDVGLGGSEYLAQFGGSDRFPELADDPAAFVEALADVADADATRAVHDVSHGGLAVALAEMVTEDAGLDVSLPAAADPATALFHERPGRAVVQTTDPAAVRTAFDGVAPVREIGEGTATGELSVDADGADLAYDADAIAALRSVIADQMS; encoded by the coding sequence ATGAGCCTCGCCGATTCGGACCGCGAACTCGTCGTCGAGGAGCTCGGGCGCGACCCCACGCCGGCGGAGGAAGCGCTCTTCGAGAACCTCTGGAGCGAACACTGCGCCTACCGCTCATCCCGCCCCCTGCTGTCGGCCTTCGACAGCGAGGGGGAGCAGGTCGTCATCGGCCCGGGGGACGACGCGGCCGTCGTCGCCCTGCCGTCGGCTGACGTCGACGCCGATAGCGGCGGCCGCTCCGATGACTCGACGTACGTCACGATGGGCATCGAGAGCCACAACCACCCCTCCTACGTCGACCCGTACGACGGCGCGGCGACCGGCGTGGGCGGCATCGTCCGCGACACGCTGTCGATGGGCGCGTACCCGATCGCGCTCGCCGACTCGCTCTATTTCGGCGATTTCGACCGCGAGCACTCGCGGTACCTCTTCGAGGGCGTTGTCGAGGGCATCGGCGACTACGGCAACTCCATCGGCGTCCCCACCGTGGCGGGCAGCGTCGCCTTCCACGACGACTACGAGGGCAACCCGCTGGTCAACGTCGCCTGCGTCGGCCTGCTGGACGCCGAGCGGATGATCACCGCGGAGGCCCAGCAGCCGGGCAACGAGCTCGTCCTCGTCGGCAACTCGACCGGCCGCGACGGCCTCGGCGGCGCCTCCTTCGCCAGCGAGGACCTCTCGGAGGACGCCGAGACCGAGGACCGCCCCGCCGTGCAGGTCGGCGACCCGTACACGGAGAAGCTGCTGATCGAGGCCAGCGAGGACCTCGTCGAGGCGGGGCTGATCGAGTCCGCCCGCGACCTCGGCGCGGCCGGCCTCGGCGGGGCGTCGAGCGAACTCGTCGCCAAGGGCGGTCTCGGCGCCGAGATCGAACTCGACCGGGTCCACCAGCGCGAGCCGAACATGAACGCGCTGGAGATCCTGCTCGCGGAGTCCCAGGAGCGGATGTGCTACGAGGTCGCTCCCGAGAACGTCGAGCGCGTCCGCGAGGTCGCGGAGCGCTACGACCTCGGCTGCTCGGTCATCGGCGAGGTGACCGAGGGGAACTACGTCTGTACCTTCGAGGGGGAAACCGTCGTCGACGCGCCCGCCGAGTTCCTCGGCGAGGGCGCGCCGATGAACGACCTGCCCCACGAGGAGCCGGCACAGCCTGACCGCGACCTCGCGGACGCCGACATCGCCGAGGCGTTCGAGGCCGTCGTCGGGAGCCCGAACACCGCCTCCAAGCGCTGGGTGTACCGCCAGTACGACCACGAGGTGGGCGTGCGGACCAGCGTGCCGCCCGGCGACGACGCCGCCGTCCTCGCTATCCGGGAGGCCGAGCAGGGGCTCGCGATCTCCTCCGGAGCGGACCCCAACTGGACCGACGCCGCGCCGTACGAGGGCGCTCGCGCCGTCGCGCTGGAGAACGCCACGAACCTCGCCGCGAAGGGGGCGACGCCGCTCGCGGCCGTCGACTGCCTCAACGGCGGTAACCCCGAGAAGCCCGACGTGTACGGCGGCTTCAAGGGGATCGTCGACGGTCTCGCCGACATGTGTTCGGCGCTCGGCGCGCCCGTCGTCGGCGGGAACGTCTCGCTGTACAACGACTCCCCGAGCGGCCCCATCCCGCCGACGCCGACGCTGGCGATGACGGGTACCAAGGAGAGCTACAGTGCGCCGCCGCTCGCGGCCGATGACGACGCCGCCGTGCTCGTCGTCGGCGACCCCGCGCTCGACGGCCGCGACGTCGGCCTCGGCGGCTCCGAGTACCTCGCGCAGTTCGGCGGGAGCGACCGGTTCCCCGAACTCGCGGACGACCCCGCGGCGTTCGTCGAGGCGCTCGCCGACGTGGCCGACGCCGACGCGACGCGGGCCGTCCACGACGTGAGCCACGGCGGCCTCGCCGTCGCGCTGGCCGAGATGGTCACGGAAGACGCCGGACTCGACGTGTCCCTGCCCGCCGCGGCCGACCCGGCGACCGCCCTGTTCCACGAGCGCCCCGGCCGGGCCGTCGTCCAGACGACCGACCCCGCCGCGGTCCGGACGGCGTTCGACGGCGTCGCGCCGGTCCGCGAGATCGGCGAGGGGACGGCGACCGGCGAACTGTCGGTCGACGCGGACGGGGCCGACCTCGCCTACGACGCCGACGCGATCGCCGCCCTGCGCTCGGTCATCGCGGACCAGATGTCCTGA
- a CDS encoding HalX domain-containing protein — protein sequence MTGAGTPVVLIVEDEPDLANLYASWLRDHCTVRTAYDGTQALDAIDEDVDAVLLDRRMPGVSGDRVLDTIRERDLECRVAMVTAVEPDFDIIEMGFDDYVVKPVARGDLLDTVDQLLLRSTYDEQIQEFFALASKKAVLDSEKSEAELRASEEYARLEDRLAVLREQIDDTLGELSSHGAYRRVCQDLSRSASRSN from the coding sequence ATGACGGGGGCGGGCACCCCGGTCGTCCTCATCGTGGAGGACGAGCCCGACCTCGCCAACCTCTACGCCTCTTGGCTCAGGGACCACTGCACCGTCAGAACCGCCTACGACGGGACGCAGGCCCTCGACGCGATCGACGAGGACGTCGACGCGGTTCTGCTGGACCGGCGGATGCCGGGGGTCTCCGGCGACCGCGTCCTCGACACGATCCGCGAGCGCGACCTGGAGTGCCGCGTGGCGATGGTGACCGCGGTCGAACCCGACTTCGACATCATCGAGATGGGGTTCGACGACTACGTGGTCAAGCCGGTCGCCCGCGGCGACCTGCTGGATACGGTCGACCAGCTGCTCCTCCGGTCGACGTACGACGAGCAGATCCAGGAGTTCTTCGCGCTCGCCTCGAAGAAGGCCGTTCTGGACTCGGAGAAGAGCGAGGCGGAACTCCGCGCCAGCGAGGAGTACGCCCGCCTGGAGGACCGCCTCGCGGTCCTGCGCGAGCAGATAGACGACACGCTCGGCGAACTGTCGAGCCACGGCGCCTACCGCCGGGTCTGTCAGGACCTGTCGCGGTCGGCGTCCCGGTCCAACTGA